The nucleotide sequence agaatccctgcctaggatcccccaatgaggggctggggCCTAGCTCAGTGATGGAAaccctgcctaggatcccccagtgagggactgaggATATGGCTAGGACACAGTTGCCTATTAGTATGCAGGAGTTCCTAGATTCTctatcaaaacacacacacttcacatttTAGGCCTATCACAAAAATAAGATATGAGACCCAGGGCATTTCCTCGTTTTTGGGAAGAGGTGGGCCCGGTAGACTCTACAAGGAGGATGGTAGTCATGGTTCTAACTTGACTGGAATTCATCTCTGGACGGTAAGCGGAGGATGGGGTGTTCCTGAGCTCAGTGATCTGATGAAAAACTGAGACTGGTTGGAATTCATACCCTCATCCTATGAGCCTCAAAGTAAGACTTCCTTTGTGCCAAGCACTGTTTCAGGCCCGAGGCCCTGCCATAGCAAAAGAGAACAAATCCTAGCCCCCAGGGCTGAGCTGATGCTAATGAGTGCAGTCAGGAGCAGCACACAAGCAGAACACGGTGGCAGTTCTTACATGGTGCAAACAACAGCTAGAACAAGAGAGAGGTACTAGTAAATCCCCTCTGGTGAACACCATTCTGCCCCTGCTCCTGGCATTACCCCTCCCGTGGGTCTCCCTGCCAGAAGCTTGGGCTGAGCCAAGCGCACTCCCAGACGCCATCTGCTCTCCCTGAGTGTGGGGCCCGTGCCAGCTTGAGCGTCTGCACTCCTGGCACAGTGCCCTGGCACCCTAGAGCTAGGGAACTCCACCACGGCCCTACATCAAGCCAGGGAATCCTCCAGTCTGGCAGATGGAGGGCTGCCGGAAAAGGAGGCAGTGCAAGCTGGGTGGGCTCCCTGAAGGACTAGGTGGCTTGGAGGGCCAGGAGGGTTCTTTGTCAACTAAAAGGACACGAATTATGAATAATAACTTCGATAAGCACATTCCACATGTTCAGCTGTTCACTGTGCTTCCTTTGCCAGGCTTTGGGTAAATGTGTGGGTGTTTGTTGTCACCTCTAAGTTGAATCCATATGTTGAACTGTCGGAATGACTAAGTGAGAAAGAGAGCTTGCCGCTAAGTCTGAttatctgagttcgagtccagaaACCCGCcgggtggaagaaaagaactaactcctacaagttgtcctctgacttgctGGAGAAGcaccacactaaataaataagtaaataaacgtaatgaaaaaaatcaaaaaattaaagatatgggggtctggagagatggctcagaggttaagaacactgactgctcttccagaggtcctgagttcaattccaagcattcacatggtggctcacaaccatctgtaatgcgatctggtgccctcttctgtcctgtagGCATTCATCATTCATAGAGGTAgaccactgtatacataataaataaaatctttaaagattttttaaaaataaacatatgtgtGTCATCATCACGTCTAGAAGGCTGGGCATATGTCCTGAGTTGtcagatgaagaaataaagattcAGAGAGGTGAAGCTCTGGTCCAAAGTTTACACATCAAGTGCCTTGAAATacctgcctgtgtgtggagagtcCGACCCTGAACCACCGAGCACGCCTGCATTACTATAGGACCTGGACCACTCCTCGGCCTCTGTCCTCTAGAAGCGTCACTCAACCTTCCTTCTTTGGCTTCTTTCCTTCCGCTGGGGTCAGCAAGGGATTCTGCCTTGGGTTACAGTCTGCTGCTGCAGGTCCCAGGGGCTTACCTCGGCACCGGAACCAGGGTCTTAGCCTCAGTTTCCGCACCTGCCCAGCAGGGTGAAAACGGAGCTGCAGAGGGAAAGCGCCCTGCACAGGGCCTCGTGAACTGTGTGCTCTTCTGTGTGCTCTTGGACTAGTTACTTCAGTTCTCTGTGCTCTTTGCTGTCGTGTAAAGACGACCATGCACAGTGCTTCTTAGAACTGTTCCGTGGTTGTGAATGTAAGCACCTAGAACAAGTCACAAAGCTGTAGCTAAtgttactgttattatttttggTTATTACTGGACCACCTTTTCTGGAGAGGTGGGATCCAGCCAGGAAAGACCTAGataatgggggggagggggtgggggtgctccATCTTCCAGCCAACAGATTTGAGCCTGGGCTCAGGGAGAAGAAGCTGCTGTCTCTGGGATtcacacccccctcccccccagagtCGGAGTCTGCCTTCAAGGCCCCCTCCCGAGGAGCAGCGGAGGGGCGGAGTCTGGAGCTGTAGCTacgcctctcccctcccctgtgcGCTGCGGGGCTGGGGCGCAGAGACCAGACCGCAGCGCAGCTGCCAGACCCCGCGCCAGGTACCCCTGAGCCCGATCGCAGGGTTCAGGTTTGCCCATCTCTGGGCGGCAGGGCAAGGTGGGCGTCCTATGAAACTGGCCGTGGGCGGAGAGGAGATGAGAACATTGCTCCTCCCCCGGGGTCCTGGCGTTgcggcggggtggggggggggcgagaAATGGATGGGGGTGAATCTTTGGCGAGGATCTGGACTAGGAGGTTTGGAACGATCTGGGGCAGGGGATAGTAGAACGAGAAAGATCTTTCTGGTTGAGTGTGAACAGTACATATGCTGAGTTTGAGGGCGGCGGCGTTAATGAACCAGGAGGGCTAAGGTGACAGGTCAATGGGGAGATGTATGGCGCCGTGGAAAAGGGGCAAGGTAAGGTACAGATTGAGTTGAATAGGTGTGCAATGGAAGCGATAAGAGCTGAGaagcgtgggggtgggggtgggaggtctCTGTATGTTGGAGGTGTTTGCGTTTTCAAATGCTGCAAGGGTGAGGATTGATTGTGCAAGGAGGCTCAGGGGTACATAAGAATATTGCCTGCCTCAGACACGTTCCCGAGGGGAGCCGCTGTCATTCCCAGCAAGTGTTCAAGGAGACCTTTGGCAGATGACAGGGTGTGGGTGTGGCGGGCTTACCTTGAGAGGACCCTGGGAACTTAGTGTGAGGACTGGACTTAGTGTGTGTGCACTAGGGTGGAGTTCCTAGGTCACTGGGGGTAGGAGATGGATGAGCATATTATAGGAGGAAGGGTGTGGGCCTGAATGGGTGGTAAGGGCATGTGAGCCTGGGGAtggagtctgtgtgtatgtgtgtgtggagagggctcATGGAACAAACAACTGCGTAAGACATGGTTTACAGTGAGTATGCAACAGGTATGTAATTGAGAGAATCCCAGAATTGATCGCCTGGGACTGTGAATTATCTGTAAGTTAAACAAACCTGTTTTGTTCTCCAGTCTGTTTTTCTATCTCTAAAATGACTCTGGGGGACTTTGAGCTCACTCTGAAGCCAACAGTCAGAGGGTGATGGATAAAGGCAAGATTTTTTGAAATTTGaatttgttttcctctgtctTCAGGAACCCCCTACAACagcgcccctcccccagccatggACAACCCCAGCATACAGGAACTCCAGCAACCCTTGCTGCCAAGCACAGCCTGGGACCTCCTGTCCCCCAAGACTAACAAAGCAGAGCTGGGACCCCCTTTCCCAGAAACAGTCTTTGTGGAGTCACTGAGAGGCCGGCAGTTCCTTCTCTCACCTCTTTCTTCCGAGAGTGCTGGCCTGGGGGAGCCGGAGACCCCTGACCTTGAGGTAGGGGTGTAGGGCAGCTTGCTGGTGTTATCTGTCTAGGTCTGGAGTCTCACTTGACTATGCAGGGCCTGACTGGGAGtcttggaatttttgttttgtgttgagacagggtttctttgtgaagccagggctagtagaccaggctggccttgaactcagagaccaccacctggctctagagtgcagttttgtttttctccagacCACTCACCTTGTCCCTTGATCTTTGTTTGCTGTCTTCCTTCTGACTGTGTTCTCTCATTCCAGAACCCACAAATGCTTGGCTTCTGCTGACCCAGTTTTTCAAGTTaatgtctttaatattttaagttatttgtgCGTGCACGTATGTATGGAATGAGGCCAGGGCACACATGCAGTTGACCTGGAGTCAGATCATTAGGGTTGATGGTCAGTACTTCGCTTTTACCTGCTGACCCATCCCACTGCTGACCTTCCCCATGCtttcaaagtttttttaaaaaatgtcagactttcattttgtttttaagcttttatttttatgtgtatatgcctgtgcGTTATAttcatgcagtgcctgtggaggccagaagagggagctggatctgctggaactggaattacagatggtagggagccatcttgtgggtgctgcaaattgaacctgggtccttcatcagtgctcttaaccgagctatctctctagcccccactactgtgtgtgtgcttgtattttCTCGCtattcagatcccctggagttggaggtaCAGGGCACTGGAATCGTCCCCACAAGGAAGCTGAGAACCTGACTCAGGTCATATACAAGGGCagtaaccactgtgccatctctctaatCCTCACCCCccttttctaagacagggtccgGCTTTACATTCACCCTTCCACCTCAACCGCCAAGAATGCTGTCATATTCCTTGCACATATTGTGAAACATgtcttgcatttttattttccaatttaattttctttgagacaaagtttgttcttcatgctggccttgaacgccTCAGCTCACATTCGCCTTTTGACCTCAGCTTCCTAACTGGAAATGCAGGCCTGTGCCATCCATCTGGTTTCTCTCTTTTGTAAGAtggtctcactgcatagcccagactagcttcaaaTTTACCAGGTACccgaagatgatcttgaacttctgttcctcctgcctccacctccccacttgctgggattagaggcaggaGCCACCACCCCTCTTTCCCATTTTACTCGAGGAAGGCTCTGGTTAAATTGCCCAAGTTGACTTTGAAttcactctatagtccaggcaAGGTTTGGAATTTCAACCCTCGGGACTCAGATCTGATTTACTTACTTTGTCCTAGGAAATCTTGTAGAGTTACTATGTGACGTTCTGTTAAGGAAGAGGGAGTTGCAGACCTGGCCAGATTCAAGGGAGGAAGAACCTACCGCACAgctgctggggggtggggaaggaacaTCAGTCATCTCAGAAGAGCTTTTGGTgtatatctttaattccagtactcaaagcagtcaaatctctgagttcaaggccagcctggtgtacagaatgagttccaggatagccagagctacataaaagagaccttgtcttaagaaaaaaaaaaaaaaggcacttgGAGCCAGGTTAAGTGCCTGCCTATAATctgggcactcaggaggctgaagcttGTGGCTTTACAGAACAGCCTGGGGCAACACAGAAAGACAACACAAGCAGGTGGGGTGGAAAACATCCTGCCACAGTTTTACCATCTCTGACTGGCCCTAGCAGTGAAGACTTGAAGAACTACATTGTACCTCTAAGGTCCTGCTCAGCATTTGTGTGTCTGTTATATTTGACTGTGTGCTGGTCATTTTGCTTGAAGAAAGTATTTTTAGGATCAATTATTTGGAGGCCTAGAATGAAGGTGCCATCTTCCAGAGAGGATTTGTTTTGTTCCTGCTGAGCTACCTGGAGACAAACAGTGAAAGATTTTGGTGTCCTCCCTCCCCTCACAGGTGTCATGTAATGCAGGCAGGCCTCCtgagccacctgcctctacctcccaaatgccgGGATTATGGGCATACCCAGCTTTAGGATCAATTTTGGCTGGCAGGTTTGTTTTAGCAACTCAGGACACTAGAGCATTCACCCCCATCTCTCATGCAGGTTCTTCTACCCAAGGCAAAGTCTGCCCCCACTTCACAACTTCCCATTTAGGGATTACAAGCAATCTTCCCATAGTTAGACCCTTGAGAATGAACCCAGCATCCAGGAGGGTGGATCTCTCTAGAAACCCGCAGTATCAATAGCTCCCCCGCCCCTCCAGGGATCCAGTAGACTGAGAAGTTTAAAGCCCACCTTGTTGAATGTTTTTGTCTCCGGAAAGGCCGCAGAGAAGCATTGGTCCTCAGGGGTGATGGGGCAGAGAAGACAGGTGGGGATATCCCCACCCAGACTCTCTCCTGTCCATAGGACACATCATCCAGCGACAGTGACTCAGATTATGATGGAGGTGGCCGCCTCTCACCTCTTCTGCCCCATGACCACCTTGGCCTGGCAGTCTTCTCTGTCCTGTGTTGTTTTTGGCCTGTGGGCATTGCTGCCTTCTGTCTGGCCCACAAGGTTAGTCTGTGTTTGGGACTGGGAGGGTGCTgggttaaaaaaaagggggggggaacaAGGAGGAGCCACACTgtttggtggtgtgtgtggggggactgTGGGGggaggtggctggagagaagccttcacaaagaaacacaaaggcgTAACCTGATACGGTGGTGACAGTAATCCCAGGTagtcttgggagacagaggaggaggttcaaggccaacctagctACAaactgagatcttgtctcaaaagaatgaAGAGCAAAGGAACAGAGCTGAGGctatggctcagttggcagactgcttgcctagcatgcatgaagccctaggttcgATGGCCAACAAATCAGAGATGGCGACAGAAAGATCTAAATTCAAATTTATCTTTGGCTACAAAGGACCTAAGTCTCTGTCACAACAAaacaaagggaggaaggaagtgtgtgtgtgggggagccaAGATGCCGCCAGGAACCTAGAGTGGTGGCTTTGACAACGGTCCCTGTCAGACCTGGGAAGCCAGCGAAAGCCGTAGGTCTCCCTCACTAGTCAATGGAAATAACCCCCATCTCAGGGCCGTTGTACAGATTAACTGAGTGAAAACACAGGCATAAATTAGTGGCATGTGGTAACACTTGTTTTttgggctttcttttttccaagacagggtttctttgtgtaaccctgttctcaaactcagagatccacttgcctctgtctcccaagtgcaaggattaaaggagTGGTCACCACCACACAGGGAAACGCTTTTATTGGTTGCTCAGTTGGTGCCCCAACTGTAGTTTTAGACTAGATAAATGAATTAGTTAGATTGGGATTGTGGAGAGCCACAGGAAGCAGGGTGGAGTGTCAAGGGACACTTTGGTTaccactgcccactgcctctACAGACCAAACAAGGCTTGGGCCAAGGGGGACATCCAAGGGGCAGGGGCCACTTCCCGCCATGCCTTCCTGCTGGGGGTCCTTGCTGTAGGGCTGGGCCTGTGCACATATGCTGCTGCTCTGGTGACCTTGGCTGCCTACCTTGCCTCCCGAGACCCGCCCTAGCTGCCCTTCAGCCCCCACTGtgaatgcagaggccagaggccccCCAGTGAACCCATGAGAGGAACGAATGATCCTGGTGCAAATGGTGGTGACAGCGAGGACCACAGCATCCAGAAATGAGAGTCTGCTACTTTCCTGGCCACCCCTACCCAGAAGGAAGCAACGTGAGAGATTAAAGAGTCCCTGAAGCCAAACCcaagtctgtctgtgtgtttggatGTGTCCAGGGTGGACTGGTGTGGGTGCCCAAGAGTAGGAAGGACTGACCAGCAAGGTCAGCCTCAGGCTGTGGCTGACATCAGACCTCAGAGCTTGGGGTGTGATACTGTAGTATTTTCTTCTCCACAGTAGTGAGCAGAATTAGAGCCAGGCTTCCAGGTCTCACTTAACCCTTCCCTCGGGCCGAGCAAGGTCCAAAGAAtcccaggtgtgtgtggtggCCTGCTGCTTCCCTCTGAGCTCTTCCCACAGCAGATGGAGAAATCATCCAGTTGTCCAAAATCAACAGGAAAGTGTGGTGGTAGAGCCAGACCTCGGAGCCATGCTTAGTATACTGgtaactcaggaggctgaggcaggaggatcacaaattcaagttGACCTAGAGATGAGCTTAGCAGCAGAACTATGCCTAGTACATACGAGGTCCCAGGAGATGAGCCAGCCATGGCAGCTTAGTGAGACTGACAACACACGAAAGAAGCCGGCACTCCCCGCACCcgggagaggcaggtgggtctagtaagtttccaggccagccagggctgcatagtgaaaccCAGTCACACGGTGGTTGTGGTGAAGAAGACCAGAGGCATGGCTCATCAGTCAATGCTTGTTCAGAATTTACAACTCCCTTAGTTCAAACCCCAGAATCAGCTAggggtggtgatgcatgcctttactcccagcactgggagggaggggggcagaggcaggaggatctctgtgagttcaatgccaacctggtctacaaatgaattctaggacagtcaagagctacgtagtgagactgtctcaaaaaaccaaataagccTGGTAgatgtctttgatcccagcacttgaaaggcagaggcaggtggatctctgtgagtttgaggccagcctggtctgcagagtgagttccaggaaagtcagggctatTACAGAGAGAAACGCagtctctaaaaaaacaaaaacaaaaaaaagttttagagttaccaaaacatgaaaaaaattgtACCCGGGTTTCAATGATGTGAACATAGCTCCCTCTGCAGACACAACTTCTcttgggggtgtgtgggggggggagaatccTGACTGACAGCTCAAATCATCTACAGACCAAATACCTTCCTTACAAAATGGCCTTCCAAACCCACTTCAACCAAGTCTCTGCAGAATGGGCCTCCAACTCagagccacttgcctctgcctccagattgctgggaccaaaggtgtgcaccagcgcTGCCTGGCTATGTAAGGGGTGGGTCCCTGAGGACACAAAGAGCTGGTGGTACTGAGTAGGTGAGCAGCTTGCTCAGCACTTGGCGGGACACAGGGAGTATTTGCAAAATGAGGCCTGAGAACATCAAGTAATGAAGAGGCGGGGTTTGGCTGTTAAACACCAcaccacaatgaaaaaaaaaaaaaacccaaaaaacaaaaccctttttcCACTCACCAAGCTAAAGATACCTGTGCATTTCTTTCCCGGTTCTCAGGAGTGAAGAAACCGGTCCAGCGGGTGGTGGTGGAGAGTGGAGTGTGAGGATCTAGATCTAGCATGTGAAGTATAAGGCAGAATGGGCGCAGCACATGGAAACAAGCGTCTGGGGCCTGCTGATTTGGCTCCATGTTGACAGGTTGTGGGAGTTAATCTTTACAGAAGTTCTTAAATGCTTGGTTCCAGTCCTCTCAAAACCAAGAGTATGGGAACACCAGCTGGATGAGCTCCAGTGACTTGGTGCTCCCAGAATGCTGGAGTTACCCTGAACAGCCTGGTCTCTGGGACAGGAATCTCATGGTCCTTTGGTCTTCTGCAGGTTAGCTGGTGACCTCTGGGCTCTTCTGTTTATGTCATCTTCAAGTGAGGACTCTATCACCCCATTTCACGGGGTGAAAATGGACCTCGAGTGTACTGCTGGTGGCCCTCAAAGCCCCATGTGGAGGTGTTCCTCCCTGCCTGTATCTCTGGAGCGCTCTCCCATGCTACTCCAGAGCTCACAGCCACACTTTCCTCCTTCACGGATAGCTTCAGCTGTACCACCCCTGCCTGTATCCTGATACGGAATTTACTTCCCCTCAAAACTGATCCCTCCTTTAGAGTGTGTGTCcaagtgcccacagaagccagaaaaggatgtcTGAGCCCCAagagctggagtcacagttgtgagttgtctgttttgagtgctggaaactggaagagcaacaggtgctcctaactgctgagtcctcTCCAGATCACCttcttaggtagcccaggctggcctcactatGCCAGGTAGGACTGTTGGCACGTACCACCATGCCTATATCTTACCCTGAACATGCGGTCTGGGTCTCTCGTTTAGTGCCAGCTTCTCAGCACCAGCAGGCCTGATGAATGGATGCTCACCAGACATCAGAATAGGTGGCTATGACTCATTCAACACAGGTGAGCTCCTTTTAATGGTGTTCTGGCACAGGAGCCCCTGCTGTTACAGGACTGGAGGTCACATGGGCACAGTATGAGGTAAAGTGAGGAGCTGGCATGTGACGGCTGGAGGCGGTGGGCGTGGTGACAGGAGGTGCACCCTGCCCTGGCTTGTCTCAGCTTTTCGAGTAGCGCCTCTGCAGCGATTCCCGGTAGAAGCGGAAGATGTGCTGTGAGGCAGCCTGGGCAGCAGCCAGGCACTGCTggagctgggaaggaagaagccagtTAGCACCCAGGGTTACTCCCTAAATGAGCCTCTAAACCTAGTACCCTCCCCTCCATTATTCCTCACAACAGCCATTTCCTATCTCACCGCCTAACTCCCAACCCGTAATGGTGCTGGTGCATACCCATAAtgagacatacatacataatggccctgaaaaatcctcctgcctcagtttctagaGTACAGTATatggtgctgggggtggaacccaggccTCATGCACATTAGACAAACCTCTACCAATAAAGTCACATCCTCAGTCCCTCTCCTCTAAGCTTgtttccctcttttttctttttttgagacagaatttcttcaTGTAGCCTTAGAggtccaggaactcactgtgtagactaggctggcctcgaactcacagagatccacctgcctttgccttctgggataaaaggcgtgcaccaccactgcccagctacttcCCTCTTTTAGTATGTAATTTATAACACCTGTGCACTTGCACACAGGCATACCCTGTGGAAATAAGAGGATAATTTGGGGACTTGATTCTTTTCCTTTACCATGTTGGTCCTGGGGTCTAAAGTCAGGCAGGTAGTCGGGCCTAGCAGCAAGTCTTTAATTTcagaaccatcttcccagcccttaagttttttttttttttttttttttggtttttcgagacagggtttctctgcggctttggagcctgtcctggaactagctctgtagaccaggctggcctcgaactcccagagatccgcctgcctctgcctcccgagtgcaggaattaaaggcgtgcgctaccaacGCCCGGCTCCAGCCCTTAAGTTTTATCTTAATGAAAAGAGCATAAGGGCATTGGGGACCAGACTCTGAAAGCCACCTGAGATCAGAGTCCTAACACCTTGGAGGAACTCGGAGAGCTGGAGACCCCAAGAATTAGAGCCATAACCCTTTGACCCTCAAATCCTTTTCATTGATGTTtgcctgagacagggtctcactacatagctcagactggcctggaactcactatatagcccaggctggcctagacctGTGTAGCTCAGGATAATTTCAAACttagtgattctcctgccttagcctgcagagtgctgagagtaaaggtgAAAGCCACTAGACCTACCTAgcacctcctctccctttctgaaACAAGTGTTTACTATATAGTCCAGGCCGGTCTGGAGTTCACAGCAGCAAGCCACCATGTCCAACCCAAATAACCTTAAGAGCCATGAAATTAGAGATTTAAATCATTACCACCACATAGGCTTAGAGCCACAGGGCCAGAGAAGAAATACAGGTGCAGCCTAGTTTCCAAACCCTGTTCCTTGGAAACCCAGAATTCTAGGTGGCACTGTTCTGTGCTGACGACTGGGGACCTTAAGATAGAAAACTGggggttggctcagtggttaagagcatttcctgcttttccaaaggtcttgagttcaattcccagcaactacatgctGACTCACGACCATCtctaatgggatctggtgccctcttctggtatgcaagcaaaacactgtatatataataaatctttaataaaaaaattctaaaaaaatagACACACCCCCTCATTCAAGGTGAACCCTATTTTCTGATCTCATTATTCAGGCATTCCTTTAAAACTGCTACATAAAAACACCGTTTTGGTCTTTTTGCTTG is from Microtus pennsylvanicus isolate mMicPen1 chromosome 1, mMicPen1.hap1, whole genome shotgun sequence and encodes:
- the Tmem91 gene encoding transmembrane protein 91 isoform X6, coding for MYGAVEKGQGTPYNSAPPPAMDNPSIQELQQPLLPSTAWDLLSPKTNKAELGPPFPETVFVESLRGRQFLLSPLSSESAGLGEPETPDLEDTSSSDSDSDYDGGGRLSPLLPHDHLGLAVFSVLCCFWPVGIAAFCLAHKGWACAHMLLLW
- the Tmem91 gene encoding transmembrane protein 91 isoform X3, encoding MYGAVEKGQGTPYNSAPPPAMDNPSIQELQQPLLPSTAWDLLSPKTNKAELGPPFPETVFVESLRGRQFLLSPLSSESAGLGEPETPDLEDTSSSDSDSDYDGGGRLSPLLPHDHLGLAVFSVLCCFWPVGIAAFCLAHKTKQGLGQGGHPRGRGHFPPCLPAGGPCCRAGPVHICCCSGDLGCLPCLPRPALAALQPPL
- the Tmem91 gene encoding transmembrane protein 91 isoform X1, which codes for MYGAVEKGQGTPYNSAPPPAMDNPSIQELQQPLLPSTAWDLLSPKTNKAELGPPFPETVFVESLRGRQFLLSPLSSESAGLGEPETPDLEAAEKHWSSGVMGQRRQVGISPPRLSPVHRTHHPATVTQIMMEVAASHLFCPMTTLAWQSSLSCVVFGLWALLPSVWPTRPNKAWAKGDIQGAGATSRHAFLLGVLAVGLGLCTYAAALVTLAAYLASRDPP
- the Tmem91 gene encoding transmembrane protein 91 isoform X7, which gives rise to MYGAVEKGQGTPYNSAPPPAMDNPSIQELQQPLLPSTAWDLLSPKTNKAELGPPFPETVFVESLRGRQFLLSPLSSESAGLGEPETPDLEDTSSSDSDSDYDGGGRLSPLLPHDHLGLAVFSVLCCFWPVGIAAFCLAHKRPEAPQ
- the Tmem91 gene encoding transmembrane protein 91 isoform X5, coding for MYGAVEKGQGTPYNSAPPPAMDNPSIQELQQPLLPSTAWDLLSPKTNKAELGPPFPETVFVESLRGRQFLLSPLSSESAGLGEPETPDLEDTSSSDSDSDYDGGGRLSPLLPHDHLGLAVFSVLCCFWPVGIAAFCLAHKTRPSCPSAPTVNAEARGPPVNP
- the Tmem91 gene encoding transmembrane protein 91 isoform X4; the protein is MDNPSIQELQQPLLPSTAWDLLSPKTNKAELGPPFPETVFVESLRGRQFLLSPLSSESAGLGEPETPDLEDTSSSDSDSDYDGGGRLSPLLPHDHLGLAVFSVLCCFWPVGIAAFCLAHKTKQGLGQGGHPRGRGHFPPCLPAGGPCCRAGPVHICCCSGDLGCLPCLPRPALAALQPPL
- the Tmem91 gene encoding transmembrane protein 91 isoform X8, whose protein sequence is MDNPSIQELQQPLLPSTAWDLLSPKTNKAELGPPFPETVFVESLRGRQFLLSPLSSESAGLGEPETPDLEDTSSSDSDSDYDGGGRLSPLLPHDHLGLAVFSVLCCFWPVGIAAFCLAHKTRPSCPSAPTVNAEARGPPVNP
- the Tmem91 gene encoding transmembrane protein 91 isoform X2, whose amino-acid sequence is MDNPSIQELQQPLLPSTAWDLLSPKTNKAELGPPFPETVFVESLRGRQFLLSPLSSESAGLGEPETPDLEAAEKHWSSGVMGQRRQVGISPPRLSPVHRTHHPATVTQIMMEVAASHLFCPMTTLAWQSSLSCVVFGLWALLPSVWPTRPNKAWAKGDIQGAGATSRHAFLLGVLAVGLGLCTYAAALVTLAAYLASRDPP